One stretch of Pseudovibrio brasiliensis DNA includes these proteins:
- a CDS encoding GNAT family N-acetyltransferase codes for MSIELKPMTQADVPALMNLFQLYLYDMSKYMHWPISEGGRFEFDENIVLAYFQQADHHPYFIMSGNEIAGFALVRHYPYDAELIDMGQFFILGKFKRQGLGQAALKACLQRHSSNQHG; via the coding sequence ATGTCCATTGAATTGAAACCGATGACACAGGCCGATGTGCCTGCGCTGATGAATCTGTTTCAGCTCTACCTCTATGACATGTCAAAATACATGCATTGGCCGATCTCAGAGGGAGGCCGGTTTGAGTTTGACGAAAACATTGTGCTAGCCTACTTCCAGCAAGCAGATCATCACCCCTACTTCATCATGAGCGGCAACGAGATCGCCGGGTTCGCGCTGGTTCGGCACTATCCTTATGATGCCGAGCTCATCGACATGGGCCAGTTCTTCATTCTTGGCAAGTTCAAGCGGCAAGGGCTGGGACAGGCCGCTTTGAAAGCTTGC